A genome region from Nicotiana tabacum cultivar K326 chromosome 13, ASM71507v2, whole genome shotgun sequence includes the following:
- the LOC107766957 gene encoding uncharacterized protein LOC107766957, with amino-acid sequence MKVSVTHSKRLWEVVEDDITFMEEDEDGFLLPYNDALVISLNVLDSKIKYVLVDPGSSTNIIQWRVLEQAKLIGSIIPAIKLFTGFNLASVTTQGEVLLPTNAEGVMKTTLFKVVEGDMGYNIILGRPWLYEMKVVPSTHHQLLKFPTPEGIKQIGGDQLAAREMNAISVSSSKGKEHAI; translated from the coding sequence ATGAAGGTATCGGTGACCCATAGCAAGAGACTCTGGGAAGTCGTTGAGGACGACATCACCTtcatggaggaggatgaagatgGATTCCTACTACCATACAATGATGCCCTAGTAATTTCCCTTAATGTTTTAGATTCTAAAATCAAATATGTTTTGGTGGACCCAGGGAGTTCAACCAATAttatacaatggagagtattggaacaAGCCAAGCTAATCGGAAGTATTATTCCGGCCATAAAGCTCTTCACCGGGTTCAATTTAGCAAGCGTGACAACCCAAGGGGAAGTCTTGTTGCCCACAAATGCCGAAGGGGTAATGAAGACGACCCTTTTTAAAGTAGTAGAAGGCGATATGGGCTACaatattattcttggaagaccatgGCTGTACGAGATGAAGGTTGTGCCGTCAACACACCAtcaacttttgaaattcccaactccagagggaattaaacaaatagGAGGAGACCAGCtggcagcaagggagatgaacgcGATCTCAGTTTcaagtagcaaagggaaggagcatgcgatatag